The Pseudomonadota bacterium genome has a window encoding:
- the gcvT gene encoding glycine cleavage system aminomethyltransferase GcvT — MAHLTALASAHERAGARMVTFAGWQLPVQYRSVLEEHRAVRSAAGMFDVSHMMITDFSGEGASAWLRELLCSDVATLKEPGAGRYTCALNPEGGVIDDLIVFRRPSRNGKAAWRTVSNAGTRERVGAWFDERLRAWDGPELVRTQRDDLSMIAVQGPHAVDRSMPVLAATLGGSDDRSLDGLPRFHALEAGEIFISRTGYTGEDGVEVCLPHDQVMPLWDRLQREARVEPCGLAARDVLRLEAGLNLHGSDMDEATRPQEVGLRWLLDLEDAQREFVGRAAVDPARDAAPSRFLRRGLRLVEKGVPRAGCEVLAGAQSDGAVVVGTITSGSFSTSLGHGIALWRMQGDAREAVEAGGLFVQIRQRRVRAELTAPPFVRAGA, encoded by the coding sequence GTGGCCCACTTGACCGCACTAGCGAGCGCCCATGAGCGTGCCGGGGCCCGCATGGTCACCTTCGCCGGCTGGCAGCTGCCTGTGCAGTATCGCTCGGTGCTCGAGGAGCATCGTGCTGTGCGATCTGCCGCGGGCATGTTCGACGTCTCCCACATGATGATTACGGACTTCTCAGGCGAGGGTGCGAGCGCTTGGCTGCGCGAGCTGCTGTGCAGCGATGTGGCGACCCTGAAGGAGCCCGGCGCGGGCCGATACACCTGCGCGCTGAACCCTGAAGGCGGAGTGATCGACGATCTCATCGTCTTCCGCCGTCCCTCGCGCAATGGCAAAGCCGCTTGGCGCACGGTGAGTAATGCGGGGACGCGCGAGCGCGTCGGTGCATGGTTCGATGAACGCCTGCGGGCGTGGGACGGCCCTGAACTGGTTCGCACCCAGCGCGACGATCTATCGATGATCGCGGTGCAGGGCCCGCACGCGGTTGATCGCTCGATGCCCGTGTTGGCGGCGACGCTAGGCGGCAGCGACGATCGCTCGCTCGACGGTCTGCCACGCTTTCATGCCCTAGAGGCGGGCGAGATCTTCATCTCCCGCACCGGGTATACCGGCGAAGACGGCGTCGAGGTCTGTTTGCCGCACGATCAGGTGATGCCGCTTTGGGATCGCTTGCAGCGAGAGGCGCGGGTCGAGCCGTGCGGCCTTGCTGCCCGTGATGTGCTGCGTCTCGAGGCTGGCCTGAATCTGCATGGTAGCGACATGGATGAGGCTACCCGACCGCAAGAGGTGGGCCTGCGTTGGCTGCTCGATCTGGAGGACGCGCAGCGTGAGTTCGTGGGGCGCGCCGCGGTCGATCCGGCACGCGATGCTGCCCCCTCGCGTTTCCTGCGCCGTGGCTTGCGCCTGGTCGAGAAGGGTGTGCCGCGAGCTGGCTGCGAGGTGCTCGCCGGCGCGCAAAGTGATGGCGCGGTGGTCGTCGGTACGATTACCAGCGGCAGTTTTTCCACCAGCCTCGGTCATGGTATTGCCCTCTGGCGCATGCAGGGCGATGCTCGCGAGGCGGTGGAGGCGGGAGGTCTTTTCGTTCAGATTCGCCAACGGCGGGTACGCGCAGAGCTGACTGCACCGCCGTTCGTGAGGGCTGGCGCCTGA
- the gcvH gene encoding glycine cleavage system protein GcvH produces MSNVPGDLRYTESHEWIRVEDDGTLLMGITEHAQAELGELVFVDLPEAGQQVSQGDALAVVESTKAASDVYSPVAGELVAVNTALDDSPDLVNQHPYDDGWILRLRPSDDAWAERMLDAEAYAALISD; encoded by the coding sequence ATGAGCAATGTACCTGGCGATCTGCGTTACACAGAGAGTCACGAGTGGATTCGCGTCGAGGATGACGGCACGCTGCTGATGGGGATCACGGAGCACGCCCAAGCGGAGCTGGGTGAACTCGTGTTCGTCGACCTGCCCGAAGCCGGCCAGCAGGTCTCCCAAGGCGATGCACTGGCCGTGGTCGAATCAACCAAAGCCGCTTCCGACGTGTACAGTCCTGTGGCGGGTGAGTTGGTCGCCGTCAACACCGCTCTCGATGACTCGCCGGATCTCGTCAATCAGCATCCATACGATGACGGCTGGATCTTGCGCTTGCGCCCGAGCGATGATGCCTGGGCCGAGCGCATGCTCGACGCCGAAGCCTACGCCGCGCTCATCAGCGACTGA
- the tpx gene encoding thiol peroxidase, with amino-acid sequence MATITLQGNEIHTNGELPKVGAAAPDFTLTNKDLADVGLNEFEGRRKLLNIFPSVDTPVCALSTRRFNEYAKDHPDTVMLMISADLPFAQARFCGAEGLENVMALSTMRNQEFAGDYGVRIEDGPLAGLTARAVVVLDENNTVVHTQLVTEIGHEPDYEAAIKALG; translated from the coding sequence ATGGCAACGATTACCCTGCAAGGCAACGAGATCCACACCAACGGTGAGCTACCGAAGGTGGGCGCAGCCGCGCCCGACTTCACCCTAACGAATAAGGACCTTGCCGACGTGGGACTCAACGAATTCGAAGGCCGTCGGAAGCTGCTGAACATCTTCCCGAGCGTCGACACGCCGGTGTGCGCCTTGTCCACGCGCCGCTTCAACGAATACGCCAAGGACCATCCGGACACGGTGATGCTGATGATCTCGGCTGACCTGCCGTTCGCCCAAGCGCGCTTTTGCGGTGCCGAGGGGTTGGAGAACGTGATGGCGCTCTCGACCATGCGCAACCAGGAGTTCGCGGGCGACTACGGAGTGCGCATCGAAGACGGTCCGCTGGCGGGCCTTACGGCGCGTGCGGTGGTGGTGCTGGATGAGAACAACACGGTCGTCCACACCCAGCTCGTGACGGAAATTGGCCACGAGCCCGACTATGAGGCAGCCATCAAAGCCCTCGGCTAG
- a CDS encoding carbohydrate kinase family protein, translating to MTALICGSLAFDNIMVFPGRFKDHILPDKIHMLNVAFLVPELRREFGGCAGNIAYNLKLLGGDGVPMGTVGRDFAPYAEWLHSQAIDGRFVRAYDDQFTAQAYITTDLDDNQITAFHPGAMANAHEQEVPTDAGMSIGIVSPDGKDGMGSHARQFASASIPFIFDPGQALPQFEGPELLEMVELATWLTVNDYEMQLVSERTGLAPKALAERVSALVVTRGGEGSEIHSDGGITEIPAAKVSGLADPTGCGDAYRAGLLYGLMNELGWEVTGRLASLMGAVKIESHGTQNHRPDLDELGRRYRDSFGAAAPW from the coding sequence ATGACAGCACTGATCTGCGGGTCCCTGGCCTTTGACAACATCATGGTGTTCCCGGGTCGCTTTAAGGATCACATCCTGCCCGACAAGATCCACATGCTGAACGTGGCATTTCTGGTGCCTGAGCTGCGTCGGGAGTTCGGCGGTTGCGCGGGGAACATCGCCTACAACCTCAAGCTGTTGGGCGGCGATGGAGTACCCATGGGCACCGTGGGCCGCGATTTCGCGCCCTACGCGGAGTGGCTGCACAGCCAGGCAATCGACGGTCGTTTCGTGCGCGCTTACGACGACCAGTTCACGGCCCAGGCCTACATCACGACCGATCTAGACGACAATCAGATCACGGCTTTCCACCCCGGGGCCATGGCCAACGCTCACGAGCAGGAGGTGCCGACCGACGCCGGTATGTCCATCGGCATCGTCTCTCCCGACGGCAAGGACGGCATGGGCAGCCATGCACGACAGTTTGCTAGCGCGAGCATCCCCTTTATCTTCGACCCTGGCCAGGCCCTGCCCCAGTTCGAGGGTCCGGAGTTGCTGGAGATGGTGGAGCTTGCCACTTGGCTCACGGTCAACGACTACGAGATGCAGCTGGTGAGCGAGCGCACGGGCCTGGCGCCAAAGGCCCTGGCCGAGCGGGTTAGCGCGCTGGTCGTCACCCGCGGTGGCGAGGGGTCGGAGATTCACAGCGACGGTGGGATCACGGAGATTCCCGCCGCGAAGGTCAGCGGTCTCGCAGACCCCACCGGCTGCGGCGACGCCTACCGGGCTGGCCTGCTCTACGGCCTCATGAACGAGCTCGGCTGGGAGGTGACAGGCCGCCTGGCCTCGCTTATGGGCGCGGTGAAAATCGAGTCTCACGGTACCCAGAATCACCGCCCGGACCTTGACGAATTGGGCCGGCGCTACCGCGATAGTTTCGGCGCGGCTGCACCCTGGTAG
- a CDS encoding trypsin-like peptidase domain-containing protein, with amino-acid sequence MQLFRPTVFAALALLAGSLGSLTYANADQQPPATVPSWSETLERVSSGVVSIRVDGTRAFDTEWNQSTQATGFVVDAERGLVMTNRHVVMPGPVVAQGVFVNNEEVELVPVYRDPVHDFGIYRYDPAALRYIQPPTLELYPEGAQVGREVRVIGNDAGEQLSILAGTIAKLDRAAPTYGKNKYNDFNTFYFQAASSTSGGSSGSPVIDIGGRVVALNAGANTNAASSFFLPLDRVQRALRLIQQGSPVARGSLLTIFKHQPFDELRRLGLSSGTEASVRAAFPEGTGMLVVDEVLPEGPGDGVLEPGDILVSVDHMLVNRFVPLEDRLDTSVDAPVSLLVRRGEQDLRVSVTPADLHSVTPASLIEVGGAIVHDLSYQQARHLNAPVRGTYVASPGYLLSVAGIPRGAVITELNGRDASTLSAFEARLAEVADGESLRIRYFTEADPRRSSLRVVNMNRAWFPNRACERDDALGYWPCRALDPGPSAVAPTAASTRFASGGDPRADFLAPSLVMVNYDMPYTVSGVADLHYHGTGVIVDAQRGLVVVDRNTVPVAMGDVRMTFAGSLEVPAEVVYVHPLHNLTLLHYDPTLIGDTPTRAASFSVERPNAGDRAWVVGLRADHKIVSQGTIVASVDAAEFPLSRSFRFRDSNVETISVVNAPAVDGVLANDNGQVIATWSSFAYQEGRQVVQVTRGMPIGIVADMVDAVREDRPLRSLEVELWPIPMAAARQYGLPADYIAWLEGPDGPTQPQVLKVMRLVAGSPAAALLETGDLLLAVDGKPVANFRDVERSTAAPQVTLTVLRDGSMRNLDVQTVPLSGRGVDRAVVWAGALLQAPHRALAAQRGIEPYGAYVAYFAYGSPASRHGLWAGRRVVEVDGQPIPDLDAFVAAVSGRRDRDSLRLKTVGWNDASDVITLSLDLKYWPAYELRRGADGWQRQPIDPITETGVVAEKTSAATGSGSRGLK; translated from the coding sequence ATGCAGCTCTTCCGTCCAACCGTTTTCGCCGCTCTCGCCCTGTTGGCGGGCTCCCTCGGGTCGTTGACCTACGCCAACGCTGACCAGCAACCGCCAGCCACCGTGCCCTCGTGGAGCGAGACCTTGGAACGGGTGTCGAGTGGTGTGGTGTCGATCCGGGTGGATGGCACGCGAGCCTTCGACACGGAGTGGAATCAATCGACCCAGGCCACTGGCTTCGTGGTGGATGCCGAGCGTGGGCTGGTTATGACCAACCGGCACGTGGTGATGCCCGGGCCGGTGGTGGCGCAAGGTGTATTCGTCAACAACGAAGAGGTAGAGCTGGTGCCCGTGTACCGCGATCCGGTGCACGACTTCGGAATCTATCGATACGACCCGGCAGCCCTCCGCTATATCCAGCCGCCCACCCTCGAGCTTTATCCTGAGGGCGCACAGGTGGGGCGCGAAGTGCGTGTGATCGGTAACGACGCCGGTGAGCAGCTGTCGATCCTGGCGGGCACGATCGCCAAGCTCGATCGCGCCGCGCCCACCTATGGCAAGAATAAGTACAACGACTTCAATACCTTCTACTTCCAGGCGGCATCGAGCACCTCTGGCGGTTCCTCCGGGTCACCGGTGATAGACATAGGGGGAAGGGTCGTCGCCCTGAATGCCGGTGCCAACACCAACGCTGCCTCGAGCTTCTTTCTGCCGCTGGATCGGGTTCAGCGTGCGCTGCGTTTGATTCAGCAGGGCAGCCCGGTTGCGCGCGGTAGCCTGCTCACCATCTTTAAGCACCAGCCCTTTGACGAGCTGCGTCGCCTAGGGCTCTCGTCAGGTACGGAGGCGTCTGTGCGCGCCGCCTTCCCCGAGGGTACGGGGATGCTGGTGGTGGATGAGGTGCTGCCGGAAGGGCCCGGTGATGGCGTGCTCGAGCCGGGCGATATCCTGGTCAGCGTCGATCACATGCTGGTCAACCGCTTCGTGCCGCTCGAGGATCGCCTGGATACTAGCGTGGACGCCCCTGTCTCCCTGCTAGTCCGCCGAGGTGAGCAGGATCTTAGGGTGTCGGTGACACCGGCCGATCTGCATTCGGTGACGCCTGCTTCGCTTATCGAGGTGGGGGGCGCAATAGTCCACGACCTTTCCTACCAGCAGGCTCGCCACCTAAATGCCCCGGTGCGCGGCACCTACGTGGCGTCCCCAGGCTACCTGCTGAGTGTCGCGGGGATCCCCCGTGGCGCGGTGATCACTGAGCTCAACGGTCGCGACGCCTCCACGCTGTCTGCCTTCGAGGCGCGCCTTGCCGAAGTGGCCGACGGTGAGTCCCTACGAATTCGCTACTTCACCGAGGCGGATCCGCGCCGTTCGTCTCTGCGGGTGGTCAACATGAACCGCGCTTGGTTCCCCAATCGCGCCTGCGAGCGGGACGATGCGCTCGGCTACTGGCCCTGCCGCGCCCTAGACCCCGGTCCGTCGGCCGTCGCGCCAACCGCGGCGAGCACGCGCTTTGCAAGCGGCGGCGACCCGCGCGCCGACTTCCTGGCACCGTCCTTGGTCATGGTCAACTACGACATGCCGTACACCGTCTCCGGCGTGGCGGACCTTCACTACCACGGCACCGGCGTGATCGTAGACGCGCAGCGCGGCTTGGTTGTGGTCGATCGCAACACGGTGCCCGTGGCCATGGGCGATGTACGCATGACGTTCGCGGGTTCGCTCGAAGTGCCCGCCGAGGTGGTGTACGTACATCCCCTGCACAACCTCACCCTGCTGCACTACGATCCGACCTTGATCGGCGACACGCCGACGCGCGCTGCGAGCTTCAGCGTAGAGCGCCCTAATGCCGGCGATAGGGCGTGGGTGGTGGGTCTGCGTGCCGATCACAAGATCGTCTCCCAGGGCACGATCGTGGCTTCTGTGGATGCCGCGGAGTTCCCCTTATCGCGCAGCTTCCGCTTCAGGGACTCGAACGTCGAGACCATCTCAGTGGTCAATGCGCCGGCCGTGGATGGTGTGCTGGCCAACGACAACGGACAGGTGATCGCTACCTGGTCCAGCTTCGCCTATCAGGAAGGTCGGCAGGTGGTGCAGGTCACGCGCGGAATGCCGATCGGTATCGTGGCTGACATGGTCGATGCGGTGCGCGAGGATCGACCCCTGCGTTCACTGGAGGTGGAGCTGTGGCCTATCCCCATGGCGGCAGCGCGCCAGTACGGACTGCCCGCTGACTACATCGCGTGGCTTGAGGGCCCGGATGGGCCTACGCAACCGCAGGTGCTGAAGGTGATGCGCCTGGTGGCAGGCTCGCCGGCCGCGGCGCTGCTCGAGACCGGTGATCTGTTGCTTGCCGTCGACGGTAAGCCGGTGGCTAACTTCCGCGATGTCGAGCGCAGCACCGCCGCGCCGCAGGTGACCCTGACCGTGCTGCGCGACGGTTCTATGCGCAACTTGGACGTGCAGACGGTGCCACTGAGTGGTCGCGGCGTCGACCGCGCCGTGGTGTGGGCCGGCGCGTTGCTTCAGGCCCCGCACCGCGCGCTCGCAGCGCAGCGTGGAATCGAGCCCTACGGCGCTTATGTTGCGTACTTTGCGTACGGGTCACCGGCGAGCCGACACGGCCTGTGGGCGGGCCGGCGTGTGGTGGAGGTGGACGGCCAGCCGATCCCAGATCTCGATGCGTTCGTGGCAGCTGTCTCGGGTCGGCGCGATCGCGATTCCTTACGCCTGAAAACCGTCGGTTGGAACGACGCCAGCGACGTGATTACGTTGAGTCTCGACCTGAAGTACTGGCCCGCCTACGAGCTACGCCGCGGCGCGGACGGCTGGCAGCGCCAACCCATAGATCCTATTACGGAAACTGGGGTCGTGGCGGAGAAGACGTCGGCCGCTACGGGGTCCGGCTCGCGAGGGTTGAAGTAG